A region of Desulfuromonas thiophila DNA encodes the following proteins:
- the lon gene encoding endopeptidase La: MTQHNEEDPQQEQPPEQTDSTPEEADVTPASEETAEGLVLASDILPDRIPIIPLRPRPAFPAILIPLNITGAEKVSIVRKAAESASQAIGMVLVRQLDGRDEPDNLHPVGVVGKIVKVLKAEEDSAQVLVNCLERFVIREIFDTPGGLFARVSYQFEQDTKRREELKAYSLAILSTLKELVQINPLYSEEIKMFLGRSSMDDPGRLADFAANLTSADGQELQQILATFDVRERIEQVLVLLKKELEVSRLQSKISKQIEKRISTHQREFFLREQLKAIKKELGLEKEGKTSEIEKFRERLAGLKLNDEARKAIDEEIEKLQLIEPSSPEYNVSRNYLDWLTILPWGKHTRDSYDIAKAKKALDRDHFGLEDVKQRILEFIAVGKMKGDISGSILCLVGPPGVGKTSIGKSVAAAIGRNFYRFSLGGMRDEAEIKGHRRTYIGAMPGKFIQAMKIAGSANPVLMLDEIDKIGASFHGDPASALLEVLDPEQNNSFRDHYLDVPFDLSNVLFIATANQLDTIPAPLLDRMEIIRLSGYILAEKVEIARRYLIPKALENHGLTRQQVSIRKEALEAIVENYAREAGVRGLENRIKKIMRKAAMAFAEGAQERLTIGRKELESYLGKPVFSQDEVFKNVPGVVTGLAWTSMGGATLQIEATAVASQSKGFKQTGQLGKVMVESSEIAYSYVMGHLQQFGLPQDFFDRHFIHLHVPAGATPKDGPSAGVTMTTALLSMISGRPVRKKLGMTGELTLTGQVLPIGGVKEKTIAARRSGLKVLIFPESNRKDFEELPDHLREGLEVHFARNYQDVYAVAFGQPAATAKE, translated from the coding sequence CCTGCCCGACAGGATTCCCATCATACCGCTGCGGCCACGACCGGCCTTTCCCGCCATCCTGATTCCACTCAACATCACTGGCGCGGAAAAGGTCTCAATCGTCCGTAAGGCCGCCGAAAGTGCCTCTCAGGCCATCGGCATGGTCCTGGTACGCCAACTCGACGGTCGAGACGAACCGGACAATCTGCACCCGGTGGGCGTTGTCGGCAAAATCGTCAAGGTGCTCAAGGCGGAGGAGGACAGCGCCCAGGTGCTGGTCAACTGCCTCGAACGCTTTGTCATCCGGGAAATCTTCGACACCCCCGGCGGTCTGTTCGCTCGCGTCAGTTACCAGTTTGAGCAAGACACCAAGCGCCGCGAAGAGCTCAAGGCCTATTCCCTCGCCATTCTTTCCACCCTTAAGGAACTGGTGCAGATCAACCCGCTCTATTCCGAGGAAATCAAGATGTTCCTCGGCCGTTCCAGCATGGACGATCCGGGCCGGCTGGCCGATTTTGCTGCCAACCTGACCAGTGCCGATGGCCAGGAACTGCAGCAGATTCTGGCAACCTTCGATGTCCGCGAACGCATCGAACAGGTGCTGGTGCTGCTGAAGAAGGAACTGGAGGTCTCGCGCCTGCAGAGCAAGATTTCCAAGCAGATCGAAAAACGCATTTCGACCCATCAGCGCGAATTCTTCCTGCGCGAACAGCTTAAGGCCATCAAGAAGGAACTGGGGCTGGAAAAGGAAGGTAAAACCAGTGAAATCGAAAAGTTTCGCGAGCGGCTGGCAGGGCTCAAACTCAACGACGAGGCCCGCAAGGCCATCGACGAGGAGATCGAAAAGCTTCAGCTGATCGAGCCGAGCTCACCGGAATACAATGTCAGCCGCAACTATCTCGACTGGCTGACCATTTTGCCGTGGGGCAAACACACCCGCGATTCCTACGATATCGCCAAGGCCAAGAAGGCGCTCGACCGCGATCATTTCGGGCTGGAGGACGTCAAACAACGCATCCTTGAATTCATCGCCGTCGGCAAGATGAAAGGAGACATCAGCGGTTCGATCCTGTGTCTGGTAGGCCCGCCAGGGGTCGGCAAAACCTCCATCGGCAAAAGTGTTGCCGCCGCCATCGGCCGCAACTTCTACCGCTTTTCCCTCGGCGGCATGCGCGACGAGGCCGAGATCAAGGGCCACCGACGCACCTATATCGGTGCCATGCCGGGGAAATTCATTCAAGCCATGAAGATCGCCGGCAGCGCCAACCCGGTGCTGATGCTGGATGAAATCGACAAAATCGGCGCCTCGTTCCACGGCGATCCGGCCTCGGCCCTACTGGAGGTGCTTGATCCGGAACAGAACAACAGCTTCCGGGACCATTATCTGGACGTGCCCTTCGATCTGTCCAACGTGCTGTTCATCGCCACCGCCAACCAGCTCGACACCATTCCGGCGCCGCTGCTCGACCGCATGGAGATCATTCGCCTGTCAGGCTACATTCTGGCCGAAAAGGTTGAGATTGCGCGGCGCTACCTGATTCCCAAGGCGCTGGAGAACCACGGCCTGACACGTCAGCAGGTCAGCATCCGCAAGGAGGCTCTCGAAGCCATCGTCGAGAACTACGCCCGCGAGGCCGGTGTGCGCGGCCTGGAAAACCGCATTAAGAAGATCATGCGCAAGGCTGCCATGGCCTTTGCCGAAGGGGCGCAGGAGCGCCTCACCATTGGCCGCAAGGAACTGGAGAGCTATCTGGGCAAGCCGGTGTTCAGTCAGGACGAGGTCTTCAAGAATGTCCCCGGCGTGGTCACCGGCCTGGCCTGGACCAGCATGGGTGGCGCCACCCTGCAGATTGAGGCCACGGCGGTCGCAAGCCAGTCCAAGGGCTTCAAGCAGACCGGCCAACTCGGCAAGGTGATGGTGGAAAGCTCGGAGATCGCCTACTCGTACGTCATGGGCCATCTGCAACAATTTGGCCTACCACAGGACTTCTTCGACCGCCACTTCATCCATCTGCATGTGCCGGCCGGCGCCACCCCCAAGGATGGCCCCTCGGCCGGAGTCACCATGACCACAGCACTGCTGTCAATGATCAGTGGCCGACCGGTGCGCAAAAAGCTCGGTATGACCGGCGAACTGACCCTTACCGGCCAGGTACTGCCCATCGGCGGAGTGAAGGAGAAAACCATCGCCGCCCGCCGCAGCGGCCTGAAGGTGCTGATCTTCCCGGAGAGTAACCGCAAGGATTTCGAGGAACTGCCCGACCATCTGCGCGAAGGGCTTGAGGTACACTTCGCCCGAAACTATCAGGATGTCTATGCCGTGGCCTTCGGCCAACCGGCCGCAACCGCCAAGGAGTGA